The window GTATCCAGTTTATACAAAAGCACTACCGGTTTATGTATGAAAACGACAGGAAGGAAATAGCCAACGTTTATTCCACCATTGCTTTTTCAAGCTATAAACTCAGGAAGAGAAGCGAATCGGTGGCATACTTATTCAAGGCTATCCGGCATAATCCCGTTCGGTGGATCAACTACATGCGGGTATTTAAATATGCATTTTTATGATCAGCCTGCCTGCTGTTACATCAGCTTAATAAAACGTACAACATGTCTGAAAAAGTTTGTGCTGTAATCGTCACTTATAACCGGCTTGAAACGTTAAGAACGGCGCTTGAGCACATCCTGGCGCAAACTGTTCCACCTGCCACCATCCTCATTGCGGATAATAACAGCACCGACGGCACCCGGGATTTTCTGTACACCCTGCAGGACCGGGAAAACATACACTGCCTGTATCTCGATGCCAATATCGGGTCGGCCGGGGCTATTGCCAGGGCTATGAGCTATGGGCTTACGCTTAGCGCCTACGATTATTTCTGGATACTGGATGATGATACCTTTTATGAAAAGCATGCACTCAGGGAATTAATAGATCATATCAAAACCACTGAATTTTCCCTGCTTGGCCTGCACGGTGCACGCATCCGGTTTGGAAAGAAGATACCGCTGACCCCTGGTCTTCAGTTGCAGCAAGCTGATTATGCATTGATAGACGGCGCCCTGATAAGAACAGCGGCTATCCGGGCGGTAGGTGTAGTCAATGAAAAGTTCTTTATGATGTGTGATGATCATGAATATTGCATGAGGTTGAGGAAGCACGGCTTTACCATTGGCGTATTACAGAACGGGTCGGATAACAGACTTTACCTGGGCGGGCAAGGCAGGTTTACGCGCGCCACCTTGTGGAGAGGATATTATTCTTCCAGGAATCACCTGCTCATTCTAAAGCAATACTTCTCATGGATCAACCTACTGGGCTATATTTTCCTGCAGGCAAAGCTCCTGATCGCGGCTGCGCTGTGGGCGCCCGACAGGTTTCAGCGGATAAAACTGAGGCTGTTGGGTATATGGCACGGCATGAGGGGCATAGGAGGGAAAACGCTTGATCCGCATACATTGAAATTCAATAGGTCAAAATCCAATGTCAGCCTGAGCCTGTCGAAGGCGGCTTCGACAAATTAACCTGACGATCCCCCCTACATCTTAAATCTTACACAGTGAAAGGACAAAAATTCAACAAGCAGGTGGTAACTACGCTGAGGTTCATTTACAGGATGGGTCTTATCAAGACACTACTGCTTAGTATCAGCATTTTTGCAGCGGCTGAAGAGTATAAAGCCAGATGGAAAGGGCGCCATGTGCATCTCCGAAAAGGCACCACTGACTTTTGTGTATTCCGGCAGGTGCTGGCTTTTGAGCAGTATAATATAAAAGCACTGAAGCCTGAAAGGGTGAATGTGATTGTAGATCTGGGCGCCAATATCGGCCTCTCGGTTATTTATTTCAAAAACAGGTATCCACAGGCGCAGATCATTGCCGTAGAACCGGAAAAAGCCAACTACGATTTGCTGGTGAAGAACGTTGCCGGCTTGCCAGCCGTTCATTGTATGAACAATGCCATCTGGCACTCCCATAAAAACCTGGGGGTATTTGATAATGGCGGTGGTGCGTATAGTTACCAGGTAAAAGAAGAAAGTAAGGAAGAGAAAGCAGTCGTGCAGTCCGTTACGATCAATGACATTATAGAGATATACCAGCTCCGGAAAATTGACCTGTTGAAAATTGATATTGAAGGATCTGAAAAAGAGCTTTTTTCTGATAACTACGCATGGCTGCACAAAGTGGGTTGCATCGTGATAGAAGTACATGATTGGTTCAGGCCTGGCTGTGCCGCTGCCTTTTTCCGGGCTATCAGCAATATGGATTATACCCTGTCATTTAAAGGAGAAAATATTACTATCCTGTTTGGAGATACCGGGCAGCATTCGCCGGCAGACAAAATTGCTATAGAAGAAAATAAAAGCAATGGAACCATTGGCGACCACTACAACTACAGGGCTGAACAATAAGCAAGGCGCCAGACTCCTGGTCGGGAGACAGCCGGCTGCAGCAAAAAAGGTCTTGTTTGTGATTGACACCTTACAGCCAGGTGGCGCCGAACAAAGCCTGCTGGACATCGTTACCCGCTTCCAGGAGCTACAGCCGGTTGTTTGCCATCTTTACGCAGGTGATCTGTTAAAGCAACAGTTTATTGACAAGGGGGTTACTGTACACTCCATAAACCTGCGGAAGAAATATGGCTTTTACAGTGCCTGCAAAAAATTAAAAACAGTGGTCAGAACAGAACAGCCGGACCTGGTAGTAGCCTGTTTAACACGGTCCGAGCTGGTAGCGAGGATAGTAGCATACGCCTGCCATATACCGGTAGTGGGTACATTGGTAAGTGACCTGTATGGAAAGGCCTATAACCAGTTCTTATCAGGGAAAGCAAAAATAGGGGTTGCACTATTCAGGTTGCTGAACAAAACAACGGCCCGGTTCTGTAAAGGATTTATAGCTAACTCTGCGGCGATCAAAAAAACGAATGCTATTCAATTGGGGATTCCGCCAGAGAAAATTGAGGTGATCCATCGGGGCAGGGACAGCCGGCAGTTCACCTTCCGGCCGCATAGCATACTTCCGGGAAAACCGGTCCGTTTCCTTAGCATTGGAAGACTGGTATTGGTTAAGGGCCAGCGTGATCTCATTCTGGCCTTCCAGGCCTTTCTGCAGCTTCATCCCGGCGCCACGCTGCATATTGCCGGCGAAGGGCCCGAACGGGCCTCCCTGTCGGCCTTGATAAGGGAGCTGCAACTAACAGAGCAGGTGACGCTGTTGGGAAACAGGAATGATGTGGCCACGCTTATCCGGGAGTATGATTGTTTTGTGTTCCCTTCCCGGAGTGAAGGCTTCAGCGGCGCCCTGGTAGAAGCCATGCTGTCGGGGCTACCTGTACTGGCCAGCAACATACCCGCCAATAAAGAAATGATCAGGCACCTCGAAACCGGTTACCTGTTTGAGACCGGCTCAGTAGCTGGCATTACCGGCGCCCTGGCATGGTTCACCGGCAACAGGCAAATGGCAGGAGAAATGGCCGCTAAAGCACATGAACAGGCACTGCAGCATTTTGAACTGGACGCGATAGCCCGCAAATGGGAAAATTATTTGAATAAGGTAACTACCGGAAAAACATGACCATCCTTCACCTGGTTCAAAAGCCTCAAATGCGGGGCGCTGAGATCTTTGCAGCGCAATTGGCCGCCCATACACACCGGCATGGTCATAAAGTCATTTTAGTGGCTGTATTCCCCGGTAATGTTCAATTGCCATTTGATGGAAAAACACTCAACCTCGGCGGAAAACCAGGCCATCGCTTATGGAATATCCGGGCATGGCGCAGGCTGGCCCGCATCATCCGGGAAGAACGGCCTGATGTGATCCAGGCTAATGCCGGCGATACCCTGAAATACGCTGTATTTTCCAAACTTGTCTTTGGCTGGAAACAACCCATTGTTTTCCGGAATGCCAGCACCATCAGCCTGTATATTAAAACCTGGCCCGCCAGAATATGGAACGGCTTTCTTTTCCGGTATGCCGATAAGATCATCTCCGTCAGTAAAACATCGGCTGCTGATTTTGTGGTGCTGTTTCCCGGTTGCAGGGACAAGATCATGGTGGTTCCAATAGGCATTGAAGAAACACCGGTAATAGAAAAAAAAGATACTGCCAGGCACAATGGCAGCGGTGTGGCGCCTGTATTGGTGCATGTAGGCGGGTTTACCTATGAAAAGAATCATATACGGCTTATTGCTATTTTCCAGGAACTGTTAACCATCTATCCCCATGCCCGCCTTCACCTGGTGGGTGATGGCCCCCTGAAAAAAGAGATGGAAGAAATTGTACGGCAAAAAGGATTAAGCGCCAGCATCAGGTTTTATGGCATACAGAAAGAAGTGATGCCCATCATTGCAGCGGCTGATGCGCTGCTCCTGCCCAGCATCATTGAAGGGCTGCCCGGCGTCATCCTGGAAGCCTTTTATTGCAAAATACCTGTAGTGGCTTATGATGTGGGAGGGATAAAAGAAATACTGGTGAATAATGATACCGGTCTTCTTGTACAAAAAGGCGATGAAACCGCCTTTGTCAATGCTATCCGGGAAGTGATCGAAAATAAAGAGGAAGCAATTTTCCTGGTGCAAAATGCTTACCAGTTAGTTATATCGGGATACCTCAATAAATGGATCGCCAGGAGGTTTATCAGCATTTACGAATCAGTGGTACGGCATTGGAAAGAAATATACCATATTCAAAAAGTAATCTAGGCGCCTGTAACATGACAACAGCAACAACACCCGTTTCGAAAAAGGAATATATCCTGCAACCACCTCGGGTAGCCATCCTGCATATCATAAAATCACTGGGCCGGGGAGGCGCAGAATTGCTGTTGCCTGCATCATTGAGTACGCATGACAAAGAAAAGTTTGACTTTCACTACCTGTACTTCCTGCCCTGGAAAAACCAGGTAGTTCATGAAATAGAACAGGAAGGAGGAACGGTGGTATGTTTCCCGGCAAAGAACAATGTTGAAATCATCATGAAAGCGGGGAAGATCGCTGCCTATGTAAGAGCACATAATATACAGCTCATCCATTGTCACCTGCCCTGGGCCGGTATTGTTGGCCGCATCGTAGGCCGCCTCACCGGTATACCGGTGGTATACACGGAACATAATAAATGGGAGCGATACCACAAGCTCACTTATTGGATGAACAAACTAAGCTTTGCCAGCCAGCAACAGGTGATCGCCGTTTCGGGCGAGGTAGCCAGGTCTATTCAAACACATTACCATAGAGAGAGACCCCGTATACAGGTGGTGCAGAATGGTATTGATACCGGCAAATTCACCCGCTGCCGGCACATGGAACGGGATATACGCAGGGAATTGAACATCCCGGCAAACGCCACCGTTATTGGCATTGCCTGCGTATTCCGTGTGCAAAAGCGTCTTACAATATGGCTGGAAATAGCCAGCCGGTTACAGAAAAAACACCCTGGTATCCGGTTCATCATAGTGGGAGATGGTATATTAAGAAATGAAGTGCATCAAAAGGCCCGGGAACTGGATATGGAATCACATGTATACTTTGCCGGCCTTCAAACGGAGATGCGGCCCTGGCTCAAAGCCATGGACATTTTTATGATGTGCTCTGAATTTGAAGGGCTGCCCATTGCTTTGCTGGAAGCCATGAGTATGGAGTGTGTGCCGGCCTGTACTGATGCCGGTGGTATACCCGAAGTGATACGGGATGAGGTGAATGGTTTGCTGGTGCCGGTATCCGATCCCTGGCAACTGGCGCACCGGCTGTCGGCCTTGTTATTCCAGCCGAAAAGATTAGCCCTTATGAAAAGAGCCGCCCGCCAAACAGTAGTACAGCATTTTAGCATGAAGAAAATGGTAGCCTGGTTGGAGACCATCTATAACCGGGTAATACAAAACAATCCCAGGCGGTGATGGGTGCATTGTTCTTAATATTAGGACTGTTTGGTATTACCCTGCCATTGCTCCAGGCGGTGAAAGCACATTTTACGGCATTGCCGGCGGGGCTTATGAGAAAACTCTATTGGTACCATATCCTGTTTGCTGCCATTTACTACATCTATGTACAATCTTCTGCCTCGGATTCCGTGGCTTATTACGAGCGTTCACAAACGGAGTATGAAAGCTGGGCAGCAGCCTATGGCACCGGCACGCCTTTTATTGATTTCCTGGCATGGCCATTTATCAACTATCTCGGGTTCTCTTATGAAATGATGATGGTATTATTTGCCTGGCTCGGTTACTGGGGATTTGTTTTTTTCTACATTGTATTCCGGGAAAACATTCGCTTTAAACATTCCCTGCAGGGCATTGACCTGGTAAGCCTCATCATCTTTTTGCCCAATATGCACTATTGGACAGCCTCACTGGGCAAGGGGTCTGTTATATTTCTCGCTCTTGGCATGGCCATGTATGGCCTCAGCCGGTTGAAGAGCAGGAAGATCGCTTTGCTCATTGGGTTACTGATCATCTATCATGTACGCCCCCACGTGTTTTTCCTGATGGGCCTCGGTATCCTGGCAGGATTGATAACAGCGAGGGCAAGAGTACCGTGGTATCAAAAGCTCCTCGTATTTGCAGGGGTGGGAGTAGCTGTCTTCTTTTTGTATGATGATGTCATGGCCTTTGCCAACCTGGACAGTGAGAACCTGCTGGAGAGTTTTGATCAGCTTGCCGCTCAACGTTCTGTGGAGCTGGCCAAAGCCGGTTCCGGAATTGATATTTCGGGTTATCCACTGCCATTGAAGCTATTTACCTTTTGGTTCCGCCCGCTGTTTGTGGATGCACCCGGTCCCATTGGCTTCATTGTATCTTTTGAAAACCTGTTCTACTTATGGATGGCTGCCGGCGTGTTCAACGGTAACTTTACCGGGTTCATGCGAAAAAGTCCGGCACTGGTAAAAACCAGTGCAGTTGTTTTCCTGGCCACTTCCTTTGCTTTATCCGGCGCCCTATCCAACCTCGGCATCATCATCCGGCAAAAAAGTATGGTCATGTATTTTTTTCTCTTCATCCTGCTCGCCTTCATGGATTATAAAAAAGGCATCGTAGTCAATAAAAAGAAAAAGGCTATGGAAAGGAGGCTGTCACAGGCCCCTGCTCTGTAAGAAGTGCTACATCTAAGAAAATCCTTGCAATATGGAAGGCATCTTTACTATATCACTCGATTTTGAACTCCACTGGGGCGTCTTTGATAAAAAGGACCGGCAGAAAAGAGCAGCCTGTTACCGGAATACCCTGCAGTTAATACCCCGTATGCTGGAGCAGTTTGCTGCCGCCAACGTACATGTAACCTGGGCTACGGTAGGAAGTTTATTTGCAAAAGACCAGCAGGAGTGGGAATTGTTGAAGCCGGCCATTGAGCCCGGCTACAGCCTGGAGCAATATTCAGCTTACCGGTGGGTAGCGCAGCATGGACTTTCTCCGCAATACCACTGGGCGCATTTTGCCCCGCAAACCATTAAAGAAATCCTCCGTTATCCCGGACAGGAACTGGGTTCACATACCTTCAGTCATTTCTATTGCCTGGAACAACAGCACGAGCCAATGGCTTTTGAAGCTGATTGCCGGGCAGCACAAAGGGCGGCTGCCTTGTTCAATACAAAACTTACCTCCCTGGTATTCCCCAGGAATCAATTCAACCCGGCTTATCTCAAAACATGCTTCGAACAAGGCATTACTACTATACGTACCAATCCGGTTCACTGGTTCTGGAGCCCCGTGAGCAACAGGGGGGCGGGCATTCTCCGTAAAATAATGCGCACAGCAGATGCGTATATACAGGTAGGTGGTACCAGGACCTCTTACCCGTTGAGCAGTGTCCAGGTAATACCAGGTGAGCCATTACGTTTACCTGCCAGCCGCTTTCTGCGCCCCTGGCGATCTGAATACAGGTTTGCCAACAAATGGCGTTTAAGGCGGCTATGCCAGGAACTGCGTACGGCTGCCATCCGGAAAGAATGCTATCACCTTTGGTGGCACCCGGAAAACTTTGGCGATCATCCGGAAGAAAACATGGAAAGCCTTCGCATCCTGTTACAGCAATACACAACATGCAGGGAGCAATATGGTATGAAAAGCTGGAACATGGGAGAGTATGCCACCCATCTGTTTGGAGTAAGTCAGCAAAATTGTATACAAAGCCATGTTGGTGCGACCAGCTACCCCCAATGACAGGACGGCGATCATAGACCTGCTCCGTAAATCACTGGGTGAATCGTCTATTCCCAAATCAGAAGCTTTATGGCAGTGGAAACATGAGCAAAATCCGTTTGGACCCTCTTACATATTGGTGGCGGAAGAAGAGGGGCAGCTCATTGGGGTCAGGGCCTTTATGCAATGGGAGTGGGTGCGCAATGGAAAAATATACAGGGCTGTCCGTGCGGTGGATACAGCCACCCATCCGGATTTCCAGGGAAAAGGGATCTTTAAAAAACTTACACTGCAGCAAGCGGAGAGTTGCCGCCAACAGGGTGTATTGTTTGTATTCAATACACCCAACGGGCAAAGCCGGCCCGGCTATTTGA of the Paraflavitalea devenefica genome contains:
- a CDS encoding polysaccharide deacetylase family protein → MEGIFTISLDFELHWGVFDKKDRQKRAACYRNTLQLIPRMLEQFAAANVHVTWATVGSLFAKDQQEWELLKPAIEPGYSLEQYSAYRWVAQHGLSPQYHWAHFAPQTIKEILRYPGQELGSHTFSHFYCLEQQHEPMAFEADCRAAQRAAALFNTKLTSLVFPRNQFNPAYLKTCFEQGITTIRTNPVHWFWSPVSNRGAGILRKIMRTADAYIQVGGTRTSYPLSSVQVIPGEPLRLPASRFLRPWRSEYRFANKWRLRRLCQELRTAAIRKECYHLWWHPENFGDHPEENMESLRILLQQYTTCREQYGMKSWNMGEYATHLFGVSQQNCIQSHVGATSYPQ
- a CDS encoding glycosyltransferase family 4 protein, which encodes MTILHLVQKPQMRGAEIFAAQLAAHTHRHGHKVILVAVFPGNVQLPFDGKTLNLGGKPGHRLWNIRAWRRLARIIREERPDVIQANAGDTLKYAVFSKLVFGWKQPIVFRNASTISLYIKTWPARIWNGFLFRYADKIISVSKTSAADFVVLFPGCRDKIMVVPIGIEETPVIEKKDTARHNGSGVAPVLVHVGGFTYEKNHIRLIAIFQELLTIYPHARLHLVGDGPLKKEMEEIVRQKGLSASIRFYGIQKEVMPIIAAADALLLPSIIEGLPGVILEAFYCKIPVVAYDVGGIKEILVNNDTGLLVQKGDETAFVNAIREVIENKEEAIFLVQNAYQLVISGYLNKWIARRFISIYESVVRHWKEIYHIQKVI
- a CDS encoding glycosyltransferase, producing MTTATTPVSKKEYILQPPRVAILHIIKSLGRGGAELLLPASLSTHDKEKFDFHYLYFLPWKNQVVHEIEQEGGTVVCFPAKNNVEIIMKAGKIAAYVRAHNIQLIHCHLPWAGIVGRIVGRLTGIPVVYTEHNKWERYHKLTYWMNKLSFASQQQVIAVSGEVARSIQTHYHRERPRIQVVQNGIDTGKFTRCRHMERDIRRELNIPANATVIGIACVFRVQKRLTIWLEIASRLQKKHPGIRFIIVGDGILRNEVHQKARELDMESHVYFAGLQTEMRPWLKAMDIFMMCSEFEGLPIALLEAMSMECVPACTDAGGIPEVIRDEVNGLLVPVSDPWQLAHRLSALLFQPKRLALMKRAARQTVVQHFSMKKMVAWLETIYNRVIQNNPRR
- a CDS encoding glycosyltransferase, with amino-acid sequence MSEKVCAVIVTYNRLETLRTALEHILAQTVPPATILIADNNSTDGTRDFLYTLQDRENIHCLYLDANIGSAGAIARAMSYGLTLSAYDYFWILDDDTFYEKHALRELIDHIKTTEFSLLGLHGARIRFGKKIPLTPGLQLQQADYALIDGALIRTAAIRAVGVVNEKFFMMCDDHEYCMRLRKHGFTIGVLQNGSDNRLYLGGQGRFTRATLWRGYYSSRNHLLILKQYFSWINLLGYIFLQAKLLIAAALWAPDRFQRIKLRLLGIWHGMRGIGGKTLDPHTLKFNRSKSNVSLSLSKAASTN
- a CDS encoding glycosyltransferase family 4 protein, whose amino-acid sequence is MEPLATTTTTGLNNKQGARLLVGRQPAAAKKVLFVIDTLQPGGAEQSLLDIVTRFQELQPVVCHLYAGDLLKQQFIDKGVTVHSINLRKKYGFYSACKKLKTVVRTEQPDLVVACLTRSELVARIVAYACHIPVVGTLVSDLYGKAYNQFLSGKAKIGVALFRLLNKTTARFCKGFIANSAAIKKTNAIQLGIPPEKIEVIHRGRDSRQFTFRPHSILPGKPVRFLSIGRLVLVKGQRDLILAFQAFLQLHPGATLHIAGEGPERASLSALIRELQLTEQVTLLGNRNDVATLIREYDCFVFPSRSEGFSGALVEAMLSGLPVLASNIPANKEMIRHLETGYLFETGSVAGITGALAWFTGNRQMAGEMAAKAHEQALQHFELDAIARKWENYLNKVTTGKT
- a CDS encoding FkbM family methyltransferase → MKGQKFNKQVVTTLRFIYRMGLIKTLLLSISIFAAAEEYKARWKGRHVHLRKGTTDFCVFRQVLAFEQYNIKALKPERVNVIVDLGANIGLSVIYFKNRYPQAQIIAVEPEKANYDLLVKNVAGLPAVHCMNNAIWHSHKNLGVFDNGGGAYSYQVKEESKEEKAVVQSVTINDIIEIYQLRKIDLLKIDIEGSEKELFSDNYAWLHKVGCIVIEVHDWFRPGCAAAFFRAISNMDYTLSFKGENITILFGDTGQHSPADKIAIEENKSNGTIGDHYNYRAEQ